The Roseicyclus marinus genome has a segment encoding these proteins:
- a CDS encoding DUF2062 domain-containing protein translates to MFKRRDSRSILRIVTEAFWPRGGWVRAAQYVKHRMRRLPGTPEQIARGVFAGAFTVFTPFFGLHFVVAGLLAMVMRGSILAALLATFLGNPLTYVPIAWISLQTGHWMLGTSMRGSLDDSIFSKFGAAAGDLWHNVIAIFTPETAHWDELHRFYDDVFFPWMIGAIIPGLICGVICYYLSVPVIHAYQKRRTARLRKKMEKLRAQAGAAPAKR, encoded by the coding sequence GTGTTCAAGCGCCGCGATTCCCGCTCGATCCTGCGCATCGTCACAGAGGCGTTCTGGCCCCGTGGCGGCTGGGTCCGCGCCGCGCAATACGTCAAGCACCGCATGCGCCGCCTGCCCGGCACCCCCGAACAGATCGCCCGCGGCGTCTTTGCCGGGGCCTTCACCGTCTTTACCCCCTTCTTCGGTCTGCATTTCGTCGTGGCGGGTCTTCTGGCCATGGTGATGCGCGGCTCGATCCTCGCAGCCCTCCTGGCCACCTTCCTGGGCAATCCGCTGACCTATGTCCCCATCGCCTGGATCTCGCTCCAGACCGGGCACTGGATGCTCGGCACCAGCATGCGCGGCAGTCTCGACGATTCGATCTTCTCGAAATTCGGCGCGGCGGCGGGGGATCTCTGGCACAATGTCATCGCGATCTTCACCCCCGAGACCGCGCATTGGGACGAACTCCACCGCTTCTATGACGATGTCTTCTTTCCCTGGATGATCGGCGCGATCATCCCCGGCCTGATCTGCGGCGTGATCTGCTACTACCTCAGCGTCCCGGTGATCCACGCCTATCAGAAACGGCGAACAGCCAGATTGCGAAAGAAGATGGAAAAGCTGCGCGCACAGGCTGGCGCGGCCCCCGCAAAGCGCTAG
- a CDS encoding pyridoxine 5'-phosphate synthase, whose translation MADRLRLGVNIDHVATLRNARGGALPDPVRAAVMAEQAGADGITAHLREDRRHIRDADIGAIMGAITIPLNFEMAATPEMQAIALSHRPHAACIVPERREERTTEGGLEVAANATWMGDYIAPLRDAGCRVSLFIAADPAQIDAAARIGAPVIELHTGAYCDFHAEGDFAARDAELARLIDGAKQAADLGLEVHMGHGLSYDTVAPIAALPEVRELNIGHFLIGEAVFVGLPQAIATMRAAMDKARG comes from the coding sequence ATGGCGGATCGTCTCCGTTTGGGCGTGAACATCGACCACGTCGCAACGCTCAGGAACGCGCGGGGCGGCGCCCTGCCCGATCCGGTGCGCGCCGCCGTGATGGCCGAACAGGCCGGGGCCGACGGCATCACCGCCCACCTGCGCGAAGACCGCCGCCACATCCGCGACGCCGATATCGGCGCGATCATGGGCGCGATCACCATCCCCTTGAATTTCGAAATGGCCGCCACCCCCGAAATGCAGGCCATCGCCCTGTCGCACCGCCCCCATGCCGCCTGCATCGTCCCCGAACGCCGCGAGGAACGCACCACCGAAGGCGGGCTCGAGGTTGCGGCGAATGCTACTTGGATGGGCGATTACATCGCGCCGCTGCGCGATGCGGGCTGCCGCGTCTCGCTCTTCATCGCCGCCGATCCCGCCCAGATCGACGCCGCCGCCCGGATCGGCGCACCGGTCATCGAACTCCATACCGGGGCCTATTGCGATTTCCACGCCGAGGGGGATTTCGCCGCCCGCGACGCCGAACTCGCGCGCCTGATCGATGGCGCGAAACAGGCCGCCGATCTGGGGCTCGAGGTCCACATGGGCCATGGTCTGAGCTATGACACCGTCGCCCCCATCGCCGCCCTCCCCGAGGTGCGCGAACTCAACATCGGCCATTTCCTGATCGGCGAGGCGGTCTTTGTCGGCCTGCCCCAGGCCATCGCCACGATGCGCGCCGCCATGGACAAGGCGCGCGGCTGA
- the acpS gene encoding holo-ACP synthase produces the protein MILGIGTDLANIERIQAALDRFGDRFRARVFTDTERHRAERMSDPAAVYAKRWAAKEACSKALGTGLRMGIAWRDMAVSNLPSGQPVMQVTGWAKERLDQMTPEGYTAIIHVSLTDDHPWAQAHVVIEALPSPEESLRPGSALPPPRTLS, from the coding sequence ATGATCCTCGGCATCGGAACCGACCTCGCCAATATCGAACGGATCCAGGCCGCGCTCGACCGTTTCGGCGACCGGTTCCGCGCGCGCGTCTTCACCGACACCGAGCGCCACCGCGCCGAACGTATGAGCGATCCCGCCGCCGTCTACGCCAAACGCTGGGCCGCCAAGGAAGCCTGCTCCAAGGCGCTCGGCACCGGCCTGCGCATGGGCATCGCCTGGCGCGACATGGCGGTCTCGAACCTGCCCTCGGGCCAACCGGTGATGCAGGTCACCGGCTGGGCCAAGGAACGGCTCGACCAGATGACGCCCGAGGGCTACACCGCCATCATCCACGTCAGCCTGACCGACGACCATCCCTGGGCCCAGGCCCATGTGGTGATCGAGGCCCTGCCCAGCCCCGAGGAAAGCCTCCGCCCCGGATCGGCCCTGCCGCCGCCCCGCACGCTCAGCTGA
- the lepB gene encoding signal peptidase I — MAAAAKSDGIWETVKTIVYALLIAGVFRTLFFQPFWIPSGSMKDTLLIGDFLFVNKMAYGYSRHSCPFSMCPFEGRIFGSLPDRGDVVVFRHPTEGSDFIKRVIGLPGDRIQVIDGLLHINGTPVELTPEPPFEEAYERQGPQQLPPRCSNGPVGEGAICLKERFTETLPNGVSHSILNIADGGRADNTPEFTVPEDHVFVMGDNRDNSVDSRFPQSVGGVGFVPMENILGRADRIMFSSAGQRMVYFWTWRSDRFFRAVE, encoded by the coding sequence ATGGCGGCAGCGGCCAAATCGGACGGTATCTGGGAAACGGTCAAGACGATCGTCTACGCGCTCCTGATCGCGGGCGTCTTTCGGACGCTCTTCTTCCAGCCCTTCTGGATTCCCTCGGGCTCGATGAAGGACACGCTCCTGATCGGCGACTTCCTCTTCGTCAACAAGATGGCCTATGGCTATTCGCGCCATTCCTGCCCCTTCTCCATGTGCCCCTTCGAGGGGCGCATCTTCGGCAGCCTGCCCGACCGCGGCGATGTCGTGGTCTTCCGCCACCCGACCGAGGGCAGCGATTTCATCAAGCGCGTGATCGGCCTGCCCGGTGACCGGATCCAGGTGATCGACGGGCTTTTGCACATCAACGGCACCCCGGTCGAACTGACCCCCGAACCGCCCTTCGAGGAAGCCTACGAACGCCAGGGCCCGCAGCAATTGCCGCCGCGCTGCTCCAACGGCCCGGTGGGCGAAGGCGCGATCTGCCTCAAGGAACGCTTCACCGAAACGCTCCCGAACGGGGTCAGCCATTCGATCCTGAACATCGCCGACGGCGGCCGCGCAGACAACACGCCCGAATTCACCGTCCCCGAGGATCATGTCTTCGTGATGGGCGACAACCGCGACAATTCGGTCGATTCGCGCTTCCCGCAATCGGTGGGCGGCGTGGGCTTCGTGCCGATGGAAAACATCCTCGGCCGCGCGGACCGGATCATGTTCTCCTCCGCCGGACAGCGCATGGTCTATTTCTGGACCTGGCGGTCGGACCGCTTCTTCCGGGCGGTCGAGTGA
- the rnc gene encoding ribonuclease III, with product MKLSRDLTDFCTRLGHDFADPEWITRALTHSSLSSPTRPDNQRLEFLGDRVLGLVMAEAVLAHDTQAREGQLAPRFNALVRKETCADVAREIDLGAVLRLGKSEMSTGGRRKTALLGDAMEAVIAAVYMDGGFDAARAVILRLWGARVAGVAEDARDAKTALQEWAQARGMTPPVYTEVSRSGPDHAPLFQVEARLSDGTAVTAEGRVKRQAEQAAARALLDRLERG from the coding sequence GTGAAACTGTCGCGCGACCTGACCGATTTCTGCACAAGGCTCGGCCATGACTTCGCCGACCCGGAATGGATCACGCGCGCGCTGACCCATTCCTCGCTCAGCTCGCCCACCCGCCCCGACAACCAGCGCCTGGAATTCCTGGGCGACCGGGTCCTGGGCCTCGTCATGGCCGAGGCGGTTCTGGCCCATGACACCCAGGCCCGCGAAGGCCAACTCGCCCCCCGCTTCAACGCGCTGGTGCGCAAGGAAACCTGCGCCGATGTCGCCCGCGAGATCGACCTGGGCGCGGTCCTGAGGCTCGGCAAATCCGAGATGTCGACCGGCGGGCGGCGCAAGACCGCGCTTCTGGGCGATGCGATGGAAGCGGTGATCGCCGCCGTCTACATGGATGGCGGCTTCGACGCGGCCCGCGCCGTCATCCTGCGGCTCTGGGGCGCCCGCGTGGCCGGCGTGGCCGAGGATGCGCGCGACGCCAAGACCGCGCTGCAGGAATGGGCACAGGCCCGCGGCATGACCCCGCCCGTCTATACCGAGGTCTCGCGCAGCGGCCCTGACCACGCCCCCCTCTTCCAGGTCGAGGCGCGGCTGTCGGACGGCACCGCCGTCACCGCCGAGGGCCGCGTCAAGCGACAGGCCGAACAGGCCGCCGCCCGCGCGCTGCTGGACCGGCTGGAGCGGGGTTAG
- a CDS encoding NAD(P)H-dependent oxidoreductase, with amino-acid sequence MERTTLIVLAHPERRSFCGAWAEASAAAAAAQGDRVLWSDLYGMGFHPAEGPGRYAAPPAPFDALKAQEQAAAAGDLPPDIAAEVDKIRTADRIVFHFPIWWFAPPAMLKGWCDRALVHGLLHDVDRRFDTGLLRGKRALFCVTTGARETEAGPDGKEGETRLLLWPLAHTLRYCGMEVAEPLIVHGVHGYHEGARKRALEARLTQVLAAQGRILADLAQRPLMPFNADADFDADGRLRPDAPSHWPFIRHDG; translated from the coding sequence GTGGAACGGACAACCCTGATCGTGCTGGCGCATCCCGAGCGCAGGTCCTTCTGTGGCGCATGGGCCGAGGCGAGCGCGGCGGCAGCTGCGGCGCAAGGCGACCGCGTTCTATGGTCGGATCTCTACGGCATGGGGTTTCATCCTGCCGAGGGGCCGGGCCGCTACGCTGCGCCGCCTGCGCCTTTCGATGCGCTCAAGGCACAGGAACAGGCGGCAGCCGCGGGCGATCTGCCGCCCGACATCGCGGCGGAGGTCGACAAGATCCGCACCGCAGACAGGATCGTCTTTCACTTCCCGATCTGGTGGTTCGCGCCGCCTGCCATGCTCAAGGGCTGGTGCGACCGGGCGCTGGTGCATGGACTGCTGCATGACGTGGACCGCCGCTTCGACACCGGGCTGCTGCGGGGCAAGCGCGCGCTGTTCTGCGTCACCACCGGCGCGCGCGAGACCGAGGCAGGCCCCGACGGCAAGGAGGGCGAAACCCGGCTCCTGCTCTGGCCGCTGGCCCATACGCTGCGCTATTGCGGGATGGAGGTGGCCGAGCCCCTGATCGTCCATGGCGTGCACGGCTATCACGAGGGCGCGCGCAAGCGGGCGCTCGAGGCCCGGCTGACGCAGGTTCTGGCCGCTCAAGGCCGGATCCTGGCCGATCTTGCGCAACGCCCCCTGATGCCCTTCAACGCCGACGCTGATTTCGATGCCGACGGACGGCTAAGGCCCGATGCGCCGAGCCATTGGCCCTTCATCCGGCACGATGGCTAG
- the argC gene encoding N-acetyl-gamma-glutamyl-phosphate reductase: protein MAAKVFIDGEVGTTGLQIRARLETRDDITLISLSEENRKSRLARIGAFAEADVAILCLPDAAVHEIAPDLAHQPCRVIDASTAHRVHPDWEYGFAELDAGARDRIAAAKYVSNPGCYSTGAIALLKPMVAAGVIASDHPVTINAISGYSGGGKSMIAEFETGAISGGFVYGTGQKHKHLPEIVAHAGLTRKPIFVPQVGQFAQGMIVQVPLHLPPGGPAAAMEALAAHYAGQRFVRVVAREELGDRIDPQRMNDTNVMELSVDGDPETGATVLIAVLDNLGKGASGAAVQNLNILLGLDEGTGL from the coding sequence ATGGCGGCAAAGGTATTCATCGACGGCGAAGTGGGCACGACGGGGCTTCAGATCCGCGCGCGCCTCGAGACGCGGGATGACATCACGCTCATTTCGCTGTCCGAGGAAAACCGCAAGTCGCGGCTCGCGCGGATCGGGGCCTTTGCCGAGGCCGATGTCGCGATCCTGTGCCTGCCCGATGCGGCGGTCCACGAGATCGCGCCGGATCTGGCGCATCAGCCCTGCCGCGTCATCGACGCCTCGACCGCGCATCGGGTGCATCCCGATTGGGAATACGGATTTGCCGAGCTGGACGCCGGCGCGCGCGACCGGATCGCGGCGGCGAAATACGTGTCGAACCCCGGCTGCTATTCCACCGGGGCCATCGCGCTGCTCAAACCCATGGTTGCCGCCGGCGTCATCGCGTCGGACCATCCGGTCACGATCAACGCGATTTCGGGCTATTCGGGAGGCGGCAAATCCATGATCGCCGAATTCGAGACCGGGGCCATTTCCGGCGGCTTCGTCTATGGCACGGGCCAAAAGCACAAGCATCTGCCCGAGATCGTGGCCCATGCCGGTCTGACCCGGAAACCGATCTTCGTGCCGCAGGTGGGCCAGTTCGCCCAAGGGATGATCGTGCAGGTTCCGCTGCATCTGCCCCCCGGCGGTCCCGCTGCAGCGATGGAGGCCCTGGCGGCCCATTACGCGGGTCAGCGTTTCGTGCGTGTCGTGGCACGTGAAGAGCTGGGCGACAGGATCGATCCGCAGCGGATGAACGACACCAACGTGATGGAGCTGAGCGTCGATGGCGATCCCGAGACCGGGGCGACGGTGCTGATCGCGGTCCTCGACAACCTCGGCAAGGGGGCATCCGGGGCTGCGGTGCAGAACCTCAACATCCTGCTCGGGCTGGACGAAGGGACGGGTCTCTGA
- the era gene encoding GTPase Era, which yields MTTRAGFVALIGEPNAGKSTLLNRMVGAKVSIVTHKVQTTRARIRGVAMAGDSQIVFVDTPGLFRPRRRLDRAMVAAAWGGAADADVIVLLIEAHRGKTDGVETILSTLTEKATGRRVVLAINKIDRVEAPVLLKLTEEMNAAFPFERTFMISAERGYGVEDLRDWLAAAMPESPWLYPEDQIADLPMRMIAAEMTREKLTLRLHEELPYQLTVETEHWEERKDGSARIDQVVYVARDGHKGIVLGKGGETIKAVSKAAREELEEFMGRRVHLFLQVKVRPNWLEEAERYTEMGLDFRDGN from the coding sequence ATGACCACCCGCGCCGGTTTCGTTGCCCTGATCGGTGAGCCCAATGCCGGCAAGTCGACGCTCCTGAACCGCATGGTGGGGGCCAAGGTCTCGATCGTCACCCACAAGGTGCAGACCACCCGCGCCCGCATCCGCGGCGTGGCCATGGCGGGCGACAGCCAGATCGTCTTCGTCGACACGCCGGGCCTGTTTCGCCCCCGCCGCAGGCTCGACCGCGCGATGGTCGCCGCCGCCTGGGGCGGGGCGGCGGATGCCGATGTCATCGTCCTTTTGATCGAGGCGCATCGCGGCAAGACCGATGGCGTCGAGACGATCCTGTCCACGCTCACCGAAAAGGCCACGGGCCGCCGCGTGGTTCTGGCCATCAACAAGATCGACCGGGTCGAGGCCCCCGTTCTCCTGAAACTGACCGAGGAGATGAACGCGGCCTTCCCCTTCGAACGGACCTTCATGATCTCGGCCGAACGCGGTTACGGGGTCGAGGATCTGCGCGACTGGCTGGCCGCGGCCATGCCCGAAAGCCCCTGGCTCTACCCCGAGGATCAGATCGCCGATCTGCCGATGCGCATGATCGCCGCCGAAATGACGCGCGAGAAACTGACCCTCCGCCTGCACGAGGAATTGCCCTACCAGCTGACGGTCGAGACCGAACATTGGGAAGAGCGCAAGGATGGCTCCGCCCGGATCGACCAGGTGGTCTATGTCGCCCGCGACGGCCACAAGGGCATCGTTCTGGGCAAGGGCGGTGAGACGATCAAGGCCGTCTCCAAGGCCGCCCGCGAAGAGCTGGAGGAATTCATGGGCCGCCGCGTCCACCTGTTCTTGCAGGTGAAAGTGCGCCCCAACTGGCTCGAAGAGGCGGAACGCTATACCGAGATGGGCCTCGATTTCCGCGACGGGAACTGA
- a CDS encoding DUF1491 family protein has protein sequence MARLTAEFWVQAYLTRLRLADIPAFVVARGDATAGAVLVKCSTLDGQAVAFQRRTDLMTGQAVWMELARGPEGDVDAAITRQRGFDPDLWVIEVEDRAGRHLLDEPGLA, from the coding sequence TTGGCGCGGCTGACCGCCGAATTCTGGGTGCAGGCCTATCTGACGCGGCTCAGGCTGGCCGATATCCCGGCCTTTGTCGTGGCGCGCGGCGATGCGACGGCGGGGGCGGTGCTAGTCAAATGCAGCACGCTTGACGGGCAGGCGGTGGCGTTTCAGCGCCGGACCGACCTGATGACGGGCCAGGCTGTCTGGATGGAACTGGCGCGCGGGCCCGAAGGGGATGTGGATGCCGCCATCACACGGCAACGCGGCTTCGACCCCGACCTCTGGGTGATCGAGGTGGAAGACCGCGCCGGACGTCATCTGCTGGACGAGCCGGGCTTGGCGTGA
- a CDS encoding Pr6Pr family membrane protein: MFPELSRTARRTALLIALVSAVSLGMQALYLMDALELGLAATLWDMARYFTILTHGLVVVTFAVISRPLRGGVSGPWLAALTLSVAMVGAVYHLLLSGLVEFSGIGWWADHGLHSVVPVALFLWWLVHAPKRRLVYADLPIFVLWPSVYATYALWRGSLDGVYPYPFIDLPVIGEVAAAVNMAALLVLFLLGGVGMIAVGRYADR; encoded by the coding sequence ATGTTCCCGGAGCTGTCCCGCACCGCCCGTCGCACGGCCCTGTTGATCGCGCTTGTCTCGGCGGTCTCGCTGGGGATGCAGGCCTTGTACCTGATGGATGCGCTGGAGCTGGGGCTGGCCGCGACGCTGTGGGACATGGCGCGGTATTTCACGATCCTGACGCATGGGCTGGTGGTTGTGACCTTTGCCGTCATCTCGCGCCCGTTGCGGGGCGGGGTGTCGGGGCCGTGGCTTGCGGCGCTGACCCTGTCGGTGGCGATGGTGGGGGCGGTTTATCACCTGCTGTTGTCGGGGCTGGTGGAATTTTCCGGGATCGGATGGTGGGCGGACCACGGTTTGCACAGTGTCGTGCCGGTGGCGCTGTTCCTGTGGTGGCTGGTCCATGCGCCCAAGCGGCGGCTTGTCTATGCGGATCTGCCGATCTTTGTCCTGTGGCCATCGGTCTATGCGACCTATGCGCTGTGGCGCGGGTCATTGGATGGGGTCTATCCCTATCCGTTCATCGACCTGCCCGTGATCGGAGAGGTCGCGGCGGCGGTGAACATGGCGGCGCTTTTGGTTTTGTTCCTGCTGGGCGGCGTGGGGATGATCGCGGTGGGGCGGTACGCGGATCGGTAG
- the recO gene encoding DNA repair protein RecO yields MEWRAEGILLGVRRHGEHAAILDLFTEDRGRHMGVLKGGASRKMAPLLQPGAQLDATWRARLDTHLGAYGIDLVRGRAAEAMEDRLSLAGLSAVCALLSFALPERHAYPGLYARTLVLLDGLGADRWPEAYLTWELALLEETGFGLDLSACAVTGATQGLAYVSPRTGRAVSAAGAGEWADRLLPLPAALLGMAGGDPLGVVAGLRTTGHFLSGHLAPSLGDKPLPPARQRLVDLIALRAQPRGDQGRTQPPSG; encoded by the coding sequence ATGGAATGGCGTGCCGAAGGGATCTTGCTGGGGGTGCGGCGGCATGGGGAACATGCCGCGATCCTCGACCTGTTCACCGAAGATCGCGGCCGGCACATGGGCGTGCTCAAGGGCGGCGCCTCGCGCAAGATGGCCCCGCTCCTGCAGCCGGGCGCGCAGCTCGACGCGACATGGCGGGCGCGGCTCGATACGCATCTGGGGGCCTATGGCATCGACCTGGTCCGGGGCCGCGCCGCCGAGGCGATGGAGGACCGCCTGTCGCTTGCGGGCCTGTCGGCGGTCTGCGCGCTCCTGTCCTTCGCGCTGCCCGAACGCCATGCCTATCCCGGCCTTTACGCCCGCACCCTCGTGCTGCTCGACGGGCTGGGGGCCGACCGCTGGCCCGAGGCTTATCTGACATGGGAACTGGCGCTTTTGGAGGAAACGGGCTTCGGCCTCGACCTCTCGGCCTGTGCCGTCACCGGGGCGACGCAGGGGCTCGCCTATGTCTCGCCGCGCACGGGGCGGGCGGTCTCCGCTGCCGGGGCGGGGGAATGGGCCGACCGCCTCCTGCCGCTGCCCGCAGCGCTTCTGGGAATGGCCGGGGGCGATCCCCTGGGCGTGGTGGCGGGCCTGCGGACGACCGGGCATTTCCTGTCAGGTCACCTCGCCCCGTCGCTCGGCGACAAACCCCTGCCCCCCGCGCGCCAGCGCCTTGTCGATCTGATCGCTCTTCGCGCGCAACCGCGCGGGGATCAAGGTCGCACTCAGCCGCCCAGCGGATAG
- the thpR gene encoding RNA 2',3'-cyclic phosphodiesterase produces MRAFLAIPIPEDVAGDLIRLQSSVPFGRAVPEENLHLTLDFLEDAPEAALEDLHDLMTGLRAGAVDIRFTGLDSFTEGARGLVFAAVERTEALQALHDRIASLCRAAGLDLPRRRFRPHVTLTRANHRPDGTARDRLTASLGPVPGLLGFTARAVTLYQSSLTPRGAVHDPLVVYPLGG; encoded by the coding sequence ATGCGCGCCTTTCTCGCCATCCCGATCCCGGAGGATGTGGCGGGTGATCTGATCCGGCTGCAATCCTCGGTGCCTTTTGGCCGTGCGGTGCCGGAAGAAAACCTGCACCTGACGCTGGACTTTCTGGAAGATGCGCCCGAAGCCGCGCTGGAGGATCTGCACGATCTGATGACGGGTTTGCGCGCGGGCGCGGTCGATATCCGGTTCACGGGGCTCGACAGTTTCACCGAAGGCGCGCGGGGGCTTGTCTTTGCCGCCGTCGAGCGGACCGAGGCGCTGCAGGCCCTTCACGACCGGATCGCCAGCCTGTGCCGGGCGGCGGGGCTGGACCTGCCGCGCCGAAGGTTCCGGCCCCATGTCACGCTAACGCGCGCCAATCACAGGCCCGATGGCACGGCCCGCGACCGGTTGACGGCAAGCCTTGGGCCTGTGCCCGGCCTGCTGGGGTTCACCGCGCGGGCTGTCACGCTCTACCAGTCGAGCCTGACGCCGAGGGGCGCTGTCCATGACCCTTTGGTGGTCTATCCGCTGGGCGGCTGA
- a CDS encoding acyl-CoA dehydrogenase family protein, with amino-acid sequence MPRDGQITDETQTILSDLLGLTAAAVAPAEALLATARARVAALVTVEGRVSGSAIEENQTAAHGLAWMATYVESLRQMRAWAGRLEEQGKFGEVEQLILQIAFGEYLWQLYGGIQMNQAEIVRPQDLGLSQEDQRGLMTPEVMVLTRSGNTQVARMRLVALMQERRAEITVGATGLDDELEMIREQFRRYSVDKVEPHAHEWHLKDELIPMEVIGELAEMGVFGLTIPEEYGGFGLSKASMCVVSEELSRGYIGVGSLGTRSEIAAELILAGGTDAQKEKWLPGLASGEILPTAVFTEPNTGSDLGALRTRAVRDESGDWVLKGNKTWITHAARTHVMTVLARTIPDTTDYRGLSMFLAEKTPGDDANPFPDAGISGGEIEVLGYRGMKEYTVNFDDFRVKGENLLGETEGQGFKQLMQTFESARIQTAARAIGVAQSALDEGMQYAEDRKQFGRALIEFPRVASKLAMMAVEIMIARQLTYFSAWEKDHDRRCDLEAGMAKLLGARVAWACADNALQIHGGNGFALEYKISRILCDARILNIFEGAAEIQAQVIARRLLG; translated from the coding sequence ATGCCCCGCGACGGACAGATCACCGACGAGACCCAGACGATCCTTTCCGATCTGCTGGGGCTGACCGCTGCCGCCGTCGCCCCGGCCGAGGCGCTTTTGGCCACGGCGCGGGCCCGCGTTGCGGCGCTGGTCACGGTCGAGGGGCGGGTTTCGGGCAGCGCCATCGAGGAGAACCAGACCGCCGCGCATGGGCTGGCCTGGATGGCCACCTATGTCGAATCGCTGCGGCAGATGCGGGCCTGGGCGGGCCGTCTGGAGGAGCAGGGCAAGTTCGGCGAGGTCGAGCAGCTGATCTTGCAGATCGCGTTCGGCGAATACCTCTGGCAGCTCTATGGCGGCATCCAGATGAACCAGGCCGAGATCGTGCGGCCGCAGGATCTGGGCCTGAGCCAGGAGGATCAGCGCGGGCTGATGACGCCCGAGGTCATGGTGCTGACCCGATCGGGCAACACGCAGGTCGCCCGGATGCGGCTGGTCGCGCTGATGCAGGAGCGCCGGGCCGAGATCACGGTCGGCGCCACGGGGCTTGACGACGAGCTGGAGATGATCCGCGAGCAGTTCCGCCGCTACAGCGTCGACAAGGTGGAGCCCCATGCCCATGAATGGCACCTGAAGGACGAGCTGATCCCGATGGAAGTGATCGGGGAGCTGGCCGAGATGGGGGTTTTCGGCCTGACCATCCCCGAGGAATACGGCGGTTTCGGCCTGTCCAAGGCGTCGATGTGCGTGGTGTCCGAGGAATTGTCGCGCGGCTATATCGGGGTGGGTAGCCTTGGCACCCGGTCCGAGATCGCCGCCGAGCTGATCCTTGCGGGGGGGACCGACGCGCAGAAGGAGAAATGGCTGCCGGGTCTGGCCAGCGGAGAGATCCTGCCCACGGCGGTCTTTACCGAGCCAAATACCGGGTCGGATCTGGGTGCGCTGCGCACACGGGCGGTCAGGGACGAGAGCGGCGATTGGGTGCTCAAGGGCAACAAGACCTGGATCACCCATGCCGCGCGGACCCATGTGATGACGGTTCTGGCGCGCACCATCCCCGATACGACCGACTATCGCGGCCTGTCGATGTTCCTGGCCGAAAAGACGCCGGGCGACGATGCCAACCCTTTCCCCGATGCGGGGATTTCGGGCGGGGAGATCGAGGTTCTGGGCTACCGGGGCATGAAGGAATACACCGTCAATTTCGACGATTTCCGCGTCAAGGGCGAGAACCTGTTGGGCGAGACCGAGGGGCAGGGGTTCAAGCAGCTGATGCAGACCTTTGAATCGGCGCGCATCCAGACGGCGGCCCGCGCCATCGGCGTGGCGCAATCGGCGCTGGACGAGGGGATGCAATATGCCGAGGACCGCAAGCAATTCGGGCGCGCACTGATCGAGTTTCCCCGCGTGGCGAGCAAGCTTGCCATGATGGCGGTCGAGATCATGATCGCGCGGCAGCTGACCTATTTCTCGGCCTGGGAAAAGGACCATGACCGGCGCTGCGACCTGGAGGCCGGGATGGCCAAGCTGCTCGGCGCGCGGGTCGCCTGGGCCTGTGCGGACAATGCGCTGCAGATCCATGGCGGGAACGGGTTCGCGCTGGAATACAAGATCAGCCGCATCCTGTGCGATGCGCGGATCCTGAACATTTTCGAAGGGGCGGCCGAGATCCAGGCGCAGGTGATCGCGCGGCGCCTGTTGGGGTGA